One Primulina eburnea isolate SZY01 unplaced genomic scaffold, ASM2296580v1 ctg291_ERROPOS436017, whole genome shotgun sequence genomic window carries:
- the LOC140820931 gene encoding seipin-2-like, whose amino-acid sequence MEDAKLVTQYEVEDEFHEALDDFPFYDCEETFFPGGMESCGDVSTSVDNKTMPPETLRRRGSHAHSKSSVADSIKSSKLSSSVSSENYLNSRERNSKLSSRIKERELKCGSEGVKDAVRGENTRNNEGSSSCTDANGRRGDEDLVRKESNLGENNGNQDANSSVLDLLARLVIKAISFQFDLSVKFFMFPIWLTYYLFMVVFNPFGVLKRVKRFLVRKMKIIWDLMRENVSPLVYEWFKEHHAIWKLGLKCGWGLLWSCYVCFVLVGLLVSSFVISGLLIRRLVEEPIGIKRNLNFDYTEKSPLAFVPIIAYPELSHETYLAEKPESVKGGGSRAIPANHKLQVTVLLTLPESDYNQNLGIFQVRVDFLAKNGRILASSRRPCMLQYKSQPIRLLLTFLKVAPILTGYTSESQNLKINIRGFTEDVVPTACLRVIIEPRAEFKPGAGIPEIYTSTLTLESELPFFRKVLWFWKKSLFVWTSMTIFTMELLFSLLCCKSVVIPRIRLREDSTNGDSPQIDNPVRG is encoded by the exons ATGGAGGATGCGAAATTAGTTACCCAATATGAAGTTGAAGACGAATTTCACGAGGCGCTCGATGATTTCCCATTCTATGATTGCGAAGAAACCTTTTTTCCCGGAGGAATGGAATCCTGTGGTGACGTGTCAACCTCCGTTGACAATAAAACCATGCCTCCGGAGACTTTGCGCCGACGGGGATCGCATGCTCATAGTAAGTCCTCGGTAGCCGATTCAATCAAGTCGTCGAAGCTGAGCTCGTCGGTGAGCTCGGAGAATTACTTGAATTCTAGAGAGAGAAATTCGAAGCTTTCCAGCAGAATTAAGGAGCGTGAGCTGAAGTGCGGCtcggaaggtgtgaaagatgcCGTGAGAGGAGAGAATACTAGGAATAATGAGGGAAGTTCGAGTTGCACCGACGCAAATGGACGCAGAGGTGACGAGGATTTAGTCAGAAAAGAATCGAATTTGGGGGAAAACAATGGCAACCAGGATGCAAATTCGAGTGTTCTTGATCTTTTAGCTCGTCTGGTAATAAAGGCCATAAGCTTCCAGTTTGATTTGTCTGTTAAATTTTTTATGTTTCCAATATGGTTAACGTATTATTTATTCATGGTCGTGTTCAATCCGTTTGGGGTTTTGAAGCGTGTAAAACGGTTTCTGGTTCggaaaatgaaaataatttggGATCTTATGCGTGAAAATGTGTCCCCATTGGTGTATGAATGGTTTAAAGAACACCATGCGATCTGGAAACTTGGTCTAAAATGTGGTTGGGGATTGTTGTGGTCTTGTTATGTGTGTTTTGTGTTAGTGGGCTTGTTGGTGTCATCATTTGTGATTAGTGGACTGTTGATAAGGAGGTTGGTGGAGGAGCCAATTGGAATTAAGAGAAATTTGAATTTTGACTATACGGAGAAGAGTCCGCTGGCATTTGTGCCTATAATTGCATACCCAGAGCTTAGCCACGAAACTTATCTTGCAGAGAAACCAGAATCTGTGAAGGGTGGAGGATCAAGGGCAATACCAGCTAATCACAAATTGCAGGTTACTGTTTTATTGACGCTACCCGAATCTGACTACAATCAGAATCTTGGAATATTCCAG GTCAGAGTGGATTTCCTTGCCAAGAATGGTAGAATCCTTGCAAGCTCAAGGCGTCCATGCATGTTGCAGTATAAAAGCCAACCTATTCGCCTTCTGCTGACTTTTCTCAAGGTTGCTCCGATTTTAACTGGTTATACATCGGAATCCCAGAATCTGAAAATAAACATCCGAGGTTTTACCGAAGACGTCGTGCCAACCGCCTGCTTAAGGGTCATCATTGAACCACGTGCCGAATTCAAGCCTGGTGCCGGTATTCCTGAAATTTACACTTCAACTTTGACCCTGGAGTCTGAACTTCCGTTTTTCAGAAAGGTATTATGGTTTTGGAAGAAATCGTTATTTGTGTGGACTAGCATGACTATCTTTACCATGGAGTTACTTTTTTCTCTCTTGTGCTGTAAATCCGTCGTGATCCCAAGAATAAGATTGAGGGAAGATTCAACTAACGGAGATTCGCCACAGATTGATAATCCAGTGCGAGGTTAA
- the LOC140820935 gene encoding GDSL esterase/lipase At1g29670-like, with the protein MAHSIIIFPNRVMLFVLCFLTKSLVLIQGQQQVPCTFFMGDSLSDNGNNNLLVTLAKSNYPPYGTDYPGGPTGRFTNGKTVPDFIAELLGFDKPIPAFATAVGSAILKGVNYASAAAGILDETGIAVGDRISLNRQLLNHKATIASLSLLLGPARLKDHLNKCLYAVNMGSNDYLNNYLLPQFYPSSKLYTPDQFSAFLIHQYSQQLKTLYEDGARKVAVFGLGPIGCVPPLLAMYPVNESGCVDFINEYVKLFNDRLKPLVEDLNTNLPAAKFTYINITSISLGIFSLPGITVSNYSCCEVGIALCEPYQVPCSRRNQYIFFDDYHPTQVVNQYTAARIYNALLPSDAYPFDIHQLARQ; encoded by the exons ATGGCACACAGTATTATAATTTTTCCAAATAGGGTCATGCTTTTTGTGCTGTGCTTTTTAACGAAATCCCTGGTGTTGATTCAAGGCCAACAGCAAGTCCCATGTACATTTTTCATGGGAGATTCATTGTCTGATAATGGAAATAATAATTTGCTGGTCACATTGGCTAAGTCAAATTATCCACCCTACGGGACGGATTATCCCGGCGGTCCGACCGGAAGATTCACCAACGGGAAAACAGTTCCAGATTTCATAG CCGAATTGCTAGGTTTTGATAAACCTATCCCAGCTTTTGCAACTGCTGTAGGATCAGCTATCTTGAAAGGAGTTAATTATGCATCAGCAGCAGCTGGAATTCTCGATGAAACTGGAATAGCTGtg gGTGATCGCATCAGCCTGAACAGGCAACTACTAAATCATAAAGCAACGATCGCAAGTTTATCACTTTTACTCGGCCCAGCTCGGCTCAAAGACCATCTCAACAAGTGCTTGTATGCAGTAAATATGGGTAGCAATGACTATCTCAACAATTATTTACTGCCACAGTTTTACCCATCGAGTAAATTATATACACCAGACCAGTTTTCCGCCTTCTTGATTCACCAATACTCTCAACAACTCAAG ACCTTGTACGAAGACGGAGCAAGAAAAGTTGCGGTGTTCGGTCTTGGTCCAATAGGCTGTGTTCCTCCACTGCTGGCTATGTATCCGGTGAACGAATCGGGTTGTGTCGACTTCATCAACGAGTATGTGAAGCTATTCAACGACAGATTGAAGCCGCTCGTGGAAGACCTCAATACTAATCTGCCTGCTGCAAAGTTTACCTACATAAACATCACTAGCATATCACTCGGGATTTTTTCTCTTCCTG GTATTACAGTCTCCAATTATTCATGCTGTGAGGTGGGAATAGCACTGTGTGAGCCTTACCAAGTTCCATGCAGCAGAAGAAATCAGTATATTTTCTTTGATGATTATCATCCGACGCAGGTTGTTAATCAGTACACAGCTGCAAGAATATACAATGCGCTTTTACCCTCGGATGCCTATCCATTTGACATTCACCAACTTGCTCGACAATAA